Proteins encoded together in one Riemerella anatipestifer window:
- a CDS encoding cell division ATP-binding protein FtsE has translation MPHRNEEGSSIISLKNAKIVQKNFTVLDGVDLEIKKGGFCYLIGKTGSGKSSLLKVLYGHLPLKEGKGTVAGFDLASLKTSDIPNLRRKLGIVFQDFQLLTDRSVEKNLRFVLQATGWSDKAKMDARIDEVLASVGMKTKKHKMPHELSGGEQQRVAIARALLNHPQLILADEPTGNLDPETSNDIMTLLKRVAQENEAAVLMATHDYHMIQNFPGEAIKCNAGKVSVMATEELFE, from the coding sequence ATGCCACATAGAAACGAAGAAGGAAGTAGTATCATAAGCCTTAAAAATGCTAAAATAGTTCAGAAAAACTTTACGGTTTTAGATGGTGTTGACCTTGAAATTAAAAAGGGTGGTTTTTGCTATCTTATTGGTAAAACAGGTTCAGGTAAGAGTTCCTTGCTTAAGGTTCTTTATGGGCATTTGCCTTTAAAAGAGGGGAAAGGTACGGTAGCGGGGTTTGATTTAGCAAGTCTTAAAACTTCGGATATTCCTAATCTTAGAAGAAAATTAGGAATTGTATTTCAGGATTTTCAGCTTCTTACAGATAGAAGTGTGGAAAAAAATCTTCGTTTTGTACTTCAGGCAACGGGTTGGAGCGATAAAGCAAAAATGGACGCTAGAATAGATGAGGTGTTGGCAAGTGTTGGTATGAAAACCAAGAAGCATAAAATGCCACACGAATTATCTGGAGGAGAACAGCAGAGGGTGGCCATAGCAAGAGCATTGCTTAATCATCCGCAACTTATTTTGGCTGATGAACCAACGGGGAATTTAGACCCAGAAACTTCTAATGATATTATGACTTTGCTAAAGAGAGTGGCCCAGGAGAACGAAGCGGCTGTACTCATGGCAACGCATGATTATCATATGATACAAAACTTTCCTGGAGAGGCTATTAAGTGTAATGCAGGCAAGGTTTCAGTAATGGCTACAGAGGAGTTGTTTGAGTAA
- a CDS encoding tRNA1(Val) (adenine(37)-N6)-methyltransferase, producing the protein MPKDLKPFRFKNFSIKQNSSVFRVGTDAVLLGALATVDNIKTALEVGCGTGIISLMIAQRNPNCSIIAIDIDENASNLAQENFDNSVYQERLKSININFKEYQPNQKFELIFSNPPYFETNTSDKDKIARQRLTLDFEDLIRKSSQFLSKDGLFAVIIPSEYESLFIETCKTHSLFLQRRINIKGIEHNPKKRVILEFSFSKNETKDEDFIIEKSPRQYSDQYLEATKDFHIFNS; encoded by the coding sequence ATGCCAAAAGATTTAAAACCTTTTCGTTTCAAAAATTTCTCTATAAAACAAAACTCTAGCGTTTTTAGAGTTGGTACGGACGCCGTTCTATTGGGAGCATTAGCAACAGTAGACAACATTAAAACCGCACTTGAAGTAGGCTGCGGCACAGGTATTATCAGCCTAATGATAGCCCAACGAAATCCTAACTGCTCCATCATCGCCATTGATATTGACGAAAACGCCTCTAATCTAGCGCAAGAAAACTTTGATAACTCGGTTTATCAAGAACGACTTAAATCCATCAATATTAATTTTAAGGAGTATCAACCCAACCAAAAGTTTGAGCTTATCTTTTCTAATCCTCCATATTTTGAAACTAACACTTCTGATAAAGACAAAATAGCAAGACAAAGGCTCACCTTAGATTTTGAAGATTTAATTAGAAAAAGCTCTCAATTTCTGTCAAAAGATGGGCTTTTCGCGGTCATTATTCCTAGCGAATATGAGAGCCTTTTTATTGAAACTTGTAAAACACATTCGCTTTTCCTACAAAGAAGAATTAACATAAAAGGAATCGAACACAATCCTAAAAAACGAGTTATATTAGAGTTTTCTTTCTCTAAAAATGAAACAAAAGATGAGGATTTTATTATAGAAAAAAGTCCGAGACAATACTCGGACCAATATTTAGAAGCCACAAAGGACTTTCACATTTTCAATTCTTAA
- a CDS encoding sensor histidine kinase — MPQKNYRGFSIRNRIFFGFLLICILSIVGSTFISYMILRQSALTQNKIEIQQTAEVLTASLDYAVSRETVTPQNIKKVLDNKIKEIADINKHDIIIYDLEGNFLLSNKNSSLVKDKRIPNELLKKIISSDARIDIQTYDNTLNNQVTSSYLVLKNNIFEPIGIVYYPSYHSNISYYDLIDKYIYNIFIINILLVLTSIILSWFISRRVTRSLTKISEFLSKINLFNKELKPIRYNRNDELSILVKSYNSMIFQIDAQKERLTHIEKESAWREMAKQVAHEVKNPLTPMKLLMQSFERRFDANAPDIEQKVKELSDSMITQIDIISKVATAFSEFAKLPEKEDQPLNLNEEIKNIITIFDSKNIFFHSNRPNIIFPLDKSYFTRILNNLITNAIQAESEKRKLIINIDLEERYNYIKFTVEDNGEGMSEEKMGKIFEPNFTSKSSGMGLGLTMVKKMIEEYKGNIKVESTLDKGTKFTITIPKNI, encoded by the coding sequence ATGCCACAAAAAAATTATCGCGGTTTCAGTATAAGAAATAGAATTTTCTTCGGCTTTCTACTTATATGTATTTTAAGTATAGTAGGCTCTACCTTTATATCTTATATGATACTGAGACAAAGTGCTCTAACTCAAAACAAAATAGAAATACAGCAAACAGCAGAAGTACTTACCGCCTCTTTAGATTATGCTGTGAGTAGAGAAACCGTAACTCCACAAAACATTAAAAAAGTTCTAGACAACAAAATCAAAGAGATTGCCGACATCAATAAACACGATATTATTATTTATGATTTAGAAGGCAATTTTCTTTTGTCAAATAAAAATAGTTCCCTAGTAAAGGATAAAAGAATACCAAACGAACTCCTAAAAAAAATTATTTCTTCTGATGCAAGAATAGATATACAAACCTACGATAACACTCTCAATAATCAAGTAACTTCATCTTATTTGGTCTTAAAGAATAATATTTTTGAACCTATCGGAATTGTCTACTATCCTTCCTATCACAGTAATATTTCTTACTATGATTTAATAGACAAATACATATATAATATATTTATCATCAATATATTACTAGTTCTAACCAGTATTATTCTTAGCTGGTTTATCTCTAGAAGAGTTACTAGAAGTCTTACTAAAATCTCTGAATTTCTATCTAAAATCAATCTATTTAATAAAGAACTAAAACCCATAAGATACAATAGAAATGATGAGTTAAGCATCTTAGTAAAATCCTACAACAGTATGATTTTCCAGATAGATGCTCAAAAAGAACGCCTTACACATATCGAAAAAGAAAGTGCATGGAGAGAAATGGCAAAACAAGTTGCCCATGAGGTTAAAAACCCACTAACTCCTATGAAACTACTTATGCAAAGTTTTGAAAGAAGATTTGATGCCAACGCTCCCGACATAGAGCAAAAGGTAAAAGAACTCAGCGACTCTATGATTACTCAAATAGATATTATTTCCAAAGTAGCTACAGCTTTCTCTGAGTTTGCCAAACTACCTGAAAAAGAAGACCAACCTCTTAATTTAAACGAAGAAATCAAAAATATTATCACCATCTTTGATAGCAAGAACATTTTCTTCCATTCTAATAGACCTAATATTATTTTTCCTTTAGACAAGAGCTATTTTACTAGAATATTAAATAACCTTATTACCAACGCCATACAAGCGGAATCCGAGAAAAGAAAGCTAATCATCAATATAGATTTAGAGGAGCGATATAATTACATAAAATTCACTGTAGAAGACAATGGGGAGGGAATGAGCGAGGAAAAAATGGGAAAAATTTTTGAACCAAATTTCACCTCTAAATCTAGCGGAATGGGGCTGGGACTTACCATGGTAAAAAAAATGATTGAAGAGTACAAAGGAAATATTAAGGTAGAGTCTACGCTAGATAAAGGGACTAAATTTACCATTACCATTCCTAAAAACATTTAG
- a CDS encoding riboflavin synthase, translating into MFTGIIEATGIVKKIRKEGNNIHFTLSCPFTQELKIDQSLAHNGCCLTVVDINENLYTVTAINETLEKTNLSQWQEGSIINLERCTIMNGRLDGHIVQGHVDGVGAIESIEETNGSHIITISYISDFVTVPQGSITINGISLTVAKSMDKKFSVAIIPYTWEHTNLKHIKTGDLVNLEFDIIGKYVAKLMTIK; encoded by the coding sequence ATGTTCACAGGAATTATAGAGGCTACGGGAATTGTTAAAAAAATAAGGAAAGAAGGTAATAATATACACTTTACTCTATCTTGTCCCTTTACGCAAGAACTTAAAATAGACCAAAGCCTTGCTCATAATGGTTGCTGCCTAACTGTGGTGGACATCAATGAAAACCTCTATACCGTAACAGCCATCAATGAAACTTTAGAAAAAACCAATCTTTCCCAGTGGCAAGAAGGTAGCATAATCAATCTAGAACGATGCACTATAATGAACGGAAGGCTAGACGGACATATTGTGCAAGGACATGTAGATGGAGTAGGAGCCATAGAGTCCATAGAAGAAACTAACGGAAGCCACATCATTACAATATCTTATATTTCTGATTTTGTAACTGTTCCACAAGGTTCTATTACCATTAACGGCATTAGCCTAACAGTTGCTAAAAGTATGGATAAAAAATTCTCTGTAGCTATTATTCCTTACACTTGGGAACACACCAACCTAAAACATATTAAAACGGGTGACCTCGTTAATCTTGAATTTGATATTATCGGGAAGTATGTTGCTAAACTAATGACTATAAAATAA